In Saccharomyces paradoxus chromosome XVI, complete sequence, the genomic stretch AATTCGACTTAGCTTGTATAAGCATGGATGTTCCTCATTAATATTGTCCTATTTCCTCCCCTTAATCTAGCATTTCCTTTCTCTCCCTCTTCTCATGCATATCTTCCTAGATATATTTCCAGGGTGAAAACGGAACGGGCAAGCTTGTTTCGGCTTACCTGGTACTACGAGCACTTTTCCTTTACTCTTCCTCCCATTCTTCCCTCCTCCTTATATATCTGTACTCTCATGCGTGGTATATGGcatcattattatataaatattctttagTTGTAAAAGACTGTTTCATTTAACACTATTATCGCTACACAAAACTAGGCTTTAATcatttcttccattttaaTGCACTTTTAAAGGAATACCAGTGAAGTTTTTACTTTTACTTTTCcgatatatatatatatatatatatataaataaataagcTAACACGAGATGGAGTTGGGAGCATCAGATCATTGTTTCTTACCGTACTTAACTTCTCTGAAGAAATCCATGACATTGGTGAAAACCACCAATAATAAACCACCACCGGGGGCAAGTCTCATGACCTTTGGCGCAAACCCCTTATATAATGCTTTGAACCCTTCCTCGCGGTAAACTAAAAGCACCGAAGGCAGGGACCAGTTATACCTTCTAAGGGGCCCGGAACTCCTTTGAATCCTTGATTTCACCACGTCAAATGGTGTATTCAACAAACACCCGACAGTACCACCAATTGCACCCGCGATCAAATCatttcttgtcttttctGTGCTTGTCTTAGCCGCCGGCAAAAGCTTCCGAACCTGGAATATTATACCGAAGTAACCGGCATTCCAAAGAACGTGTCTCCAGATGGTGGCTTCTAGGCCATTGAAAAGCGACAAAACACCGCCTTTTACAACACTGTTCTTTACCACTTCAATTGGGGTCTTGAACTGTGAATTCACATCCTGTAACCTGATCTTTACCAGTTCAAAAGGCGCGACGATAAAGGCTTCCACAGCACCAGCAGACGCACCGCTACATATAGCAATTTTTTGAGTCATCTCCCCATTGGGAGTGGGGAAAACCTTTTTATAAAACGTTTGAAATGTATCGTTTCCAGAGAACTTAATTGCTCTTTTTGGAGCTTCCATTAATATAGGTGAGGTGATACCTTTGTAAAGATGAGAAAACCCTTCCTTCTTGACAATTTTTGTAAGACAATCCATCACGCCCGTGTAGTGGTCCGCTGCTACCTTCGCCGCAGCAACAACCGGGTTGCTTTTGGTGGTGACTTGCAATTGCATTCTTGTCTTCACCACGTCTAATGGATACATCACCAACAGCTCTGAGACGCCGGCAATGGCACCCGCTGTGAACTGGTATATGAACGGCAAAGGTTTATTATCTATAGAAGTCATCTTACAgttctttttgtttcaCCCTCGTTACAGCTTTACCTTGAGGATAATGAGAGATAAAGGCCCTCAAAAGTCACTGATATATACCACGGCGGTCGCCCTCACAGAAATCCCCGAGAATCTGCCCTTCACCAAATCAGATCTAGCCAGTTcgcagtttttttttccctatCTCTATCGCCGCATTATGAAAAGATCCTGGGGTAATAATGGGAatgaactgaaaaaaacCAATATTGATCGAAAAAGGGCTTCGTATTGCTTGTAGCAATACGGGCGAACTCAAGTAACTCCTCGGGCCAGCGGCttgggaaaaaaattgcccCGTTGcgtattttttgatgaCACTGGAATTACCAACTACCTACTATGTATTACTTATGCCTATGACAAAGGAATGAAATTCCCGACGATGCAAATTGGGATGTTGTACCTATCCCTTCTGATAGTGAAACTAAAACAACATGGCCGTTTGCGGATTCCATCCTTGGTTCGAAGACTACAACTTGTTAAGACAGCCTTCTGACCCTTATCAAACGCTATGGACCCGTATTTTTCCCAGAAATTCACTGCGCTTTCCTCTGTCATCAACTCGTAGATTGCAAGCTTCCCATCGCGTAAATCATCAACCGTGCAATCGACTAGTGAAGCAAACTCTTTGTTGGCTCTGTAAATTTCACCGGTACGCCTACACAAGCACGCAGGCATGCTCATGGAGGTGAAAACACGATCGTACGACAATAGCATTCTCTCAAAACTTTCTTCCACTAAAACTAAGTCAACATCCTTCAATGAACGCGCAATGGTTCTGAACGCCGGTCTGATGGTGGATAGAGGTTTCAGAATCCTTTGCTTGGATGATTGATTCATATACTTGTCCATGTAGTCTTGTAGTCTGGCGTAACCCTTGGCATAATTGTATGGCTTCAACAATCCTGCCTCAAGCTTTGCATTTATGACCAATTTCAGCCGATCTTCTGGTGTCATCTCCGTCGACGGATCTGCTGCAGTTAGGAAAAATTGCTCCTTCGGTGTCGGTGCACTATTTTCGTTTGCATTGGCTAGAATTTGagattcttcttttccttgatCTTGTTCATCTCCTTTTGAGGCATTGTTAAAGGAATCTGATATAATAGGCGGTATTCCACGTTCTTGTCCCGATATTTCGCTCGCATTCCTATGGTTGTCGTTTTGGTATTCTAACGGCGATTGTGTAGTTTGTGAGCCATTTTCCAAGTGAACGTTACTCGTACTGCTAGAGCTTAATGATGTTTGAGTCAACAAAGGATTTTCAAGCATAGAAAGGAATTCATTTAAAGAACTAAATTCTGAACCAACATTCTCGGACACAAATACAGGTTGCTGTGGAAGCAGCAAACTGGTTGTATCATTTACGAGGGAGGAGTCTAACTTCGACGACATTACTCCATATCTGGAGCCGCTACTACCAACTGAATCATTAGAGTTATTCTGATGATCAAACAAATTTCCACCATGTGCTCCAATTGCATATTTTCCTGGTATAATATCACTATCCTCCGGAGAACTTTCATGCTGTGACGGCCTCTCATTCGGAACTGCAATGTCATCTTCCCTGCATAGATGAGCAATGTCCCTCTTCACACACCTAGAACATGGCCTTTGCTTATCACACACAACATGTGACCgtttacaaaataaacagGTTTTAAAAGCCTTGCTGGCTCGTTTTACACCACTGTTTGCTGACATTATTTCGCCAGTATATAtaggtatatatattctgtGTTGATTAAAATCCCTAAACTTTAGCTTACTGGCAAAGAACTTCCGCAAACTTTCTCATATAAATTACTTTTCTCCTCCATCCCAGGGACCtcatcctttttttttttaatatttaggtatttttcattttccttcgTATTATCTgtgttattttttcttattttctgCCATACCAAAGCACTATATTCTCCCCATCTAAGGAGCGGATCTGTAGAAAAAACATTCTATACCATTGGAAAACCCTTTTCCTAATTAATGCTTCTCGGCGGATAGAATATGACATAACTTTTAAAGTCGTACATAATTAACACAAATCGAAGAACTGTCAGTGAAGAGTCTAAAAGTGCAGCGAACGTTTAGCTATCACTTTTAAAGTAATAACATTCAGGTCGCAGGTTAAAATAGCACTTCAGCGCACAAACAAATAATACTGGAGTCAAAATTATATAAGGTTGTCATGATAAGGATATCCCCAATCGTTAGACCTACACTTCCATTTTTTGGAACTTTCCTTAAATCAAGCTCTCAGTTAATACCTCATACGCTAGCTCTAAGACGGGCCGTATCAAAAAACGTTGCATTAAGAAATTATTCAGTGGATAGTGAACAACCGAAACATACATTTGATATTTCGAAACTTACTAGAAATGAAATTCAGCAATTGCGAGAGTTGAAAAGAGCAAGGGAGAGAAAGTATAAAGATCGCACCGTCGCATTTTATTTCAGCAGCGTGGCGATACTTTTCTTAGGTTTGGCATATGCAGCGGTACCACTATATAGGGCCATTTGTGCTCGTACTGGTTTTGGTGGAATTCCCATAACagatagaagaaaatttaccGACGATAAATTGATTCCTGTAGATACTGAGAAGAGAATCCGTATCTCGTTCACCAGTGAGGTGTCACAAATTTTACCGTGGAAATTCGTTCCTCAACAACGTGAGGTTTACGTTCTACCTGGTGAAACAGCTCTAGCTTTTTacaaagcaaaaaattacaGCGATAAAGATATTATTGGTATGGCTACTTATAGCATAGCGCCTGGCGAAGCGGCCCAGTACTTTAACAAGATCCAGTGTTTTTGTTTcgaagaacaaaaattagCGGCTGGTGAAGAGATAGATATGcctgttttctttttcatcgaTCCCGATTTTGCTAGCGATCCAGCCATGCGAAATATCGATGATATTATACTACATTATACCTTTTTTAGAGCGCATTATGGTGACGGTACGGCTGTAAGTGACTCTAAAAAGGAGCCTGAGATGAAACCGGACGAAGTAGCAGCATCATTGGCTAATGCTGCTAT encodes the following:
- the ODC1 gene encoding mitochondrial 2-oxodicarboxylate carrier (Mitochondrial inner membrane transporter~similar to YPL134C); translated protein: MTSIDNKPLPFIYQFTAGAIAGVSELLVMYPLDVVKTRMQLQVTTKSNPVVAAAKVAADHYTGVMDCLTKIVKKEGFSHLYKGITSPILMEAPKRAIKFSGNDTFQTFYKKVFPTPNGEMTQKIAICSGASAGAVEAFIVAPFELVKIRLQDVNSQFKTPIEVVKNSVVKGGVLSLFNGLEATIWRHVLWNAGYFGIIFQVRKLLPAAKTSTEKTRNDLIAGAIGGTVGCLLNTPFDVVKSRIQRSSGPLRRYNWSLPSVLLVYREEGFKALYKGFAPKVMRLAPGGGLLLVVFTNVMDFFREVKYGKKQ
- the RDS2 gene encoding gluconeogenesis transcription factor RDS2 (Transcription factor involved in regulating gluconeogenesis~similar to YPL133C) translates to MSANSGVKRASKAFKTCLFCKRSHVVCDKQRPCSRCVKRDIAHLCREDDIAVPNERPSQHESSPEDSDIIPGKYAIGAHGGNLFDHQNNSNDSVGSSGSRYGVMSSKLDSSLVNDTTSLLLPQQPVFVSENVGSEFSSLNEFLSMLENPLLTQTSLSSSSTSNVHLENGSQTTQSPLEYQNDNHRNASEISGQERGIPPIISDSFNNASKGDEQDQGKEESQILANANENSAPTPKEQFFLTAADPSTEMTPEDRLKLVINAKLEAGLLKPYNYAKGYARLQDYMDKYMNQSSKQRILKPLSTIRPAFRTIARSLKDVDLVLVEESFERMLLSYDRVFTSMSMPACLCRRTGEIYRANKEFASLVDCTVDDLRDGKLAIYELMTEESAVNFWEKYGSIAFDKGQKAVLTSCSLRTKDGIRKRPCCFSFTIRRDRYNIPICIVGNFIPLS
- the COX11 gene encoding Cox11p (Protein required for delivery of copper to Cox1p~similar to YPL132W), with product MIRISPIVRPTLPFFGTFLKSSSQLIPHTLALRRAVSKNVALRNYSVDSEQPKHTFDISKLTRNEIQQLRELKRARERKYKDRTVAFYFSSVAILFLGLAYAAVPLYRAICARTGFGGIPITDRRKFTDDKLIPVDTEKRIRISFTSEVSQILPWKFVPQQREVYVLPGETALAFYKAKNYSDKDIIGMATYSIAPGEAAQYFNKIQCFCFEEQKLAAGEEIDMPVFFFIDPDFASDPAMRNIDDIILHYTFFRAHYGDGTAVSDSKKEPEMKPDEVAASLANAAILSPEVIDTRKDSQN